A window of Novosphingobium terrae contains these coding sequences:
- a CDS encoding cytochrome-c peroxidase, protein MKGLGLLAGLLLLGTCLSGTRAEDDGVGLNPHPVVLRRPAAQGLSALALIGRRIFHDPRLSASGRQSCASCHSPAHAFGPPDGRLMPRGGIRMSVEGTRAVPSLAYLYRQEAFAIGPAGSDDVPVALDVLAQQAQGQARSTKSAGVAPAANALVPSGGLFWDGRADSLMDQAMGPMMNPAEMANANVADAAARLVRAGYPAMLRSLFGDGLATNPELLFAEAMSAVSRYQIEDRAFHRFDSRYDHWLEGKARLTAAQMRGLRLFNDPAKGNCAACHISAPGQDGAPPLFTDTEYEALAVPRNRHLGANRNPHHMDLGLCGPVRADLAGQTQYCGMFLTPTLRNAARRGVYFHNGVYHTLRKVLDFYNLRDTDPARIYPRDGKGRLMVHDDLPMRYRANIDMTDAPFGRKQGQAHPLSERDIEDIIAFIGTLEDGDVPA, encoded by the coding sequence GCCCAGCGGCACAAGGACTGAGCGCGCTGGCGCTGATTGGTCGGCGCATCTTTCATGATCCGCGCCTGTCGGCCTCTGGGCGCCAGTCCTGCGCCTCTTGCCACAGCCCGGCCCATGCCTTTGGCCCGCCCGATGGCAGGCTGATGCCGCGCGGCGGCATCAGGATGAGCGTGGAGGGCACACGCGCCGTCCCCTCTCTGGCCTATCTCTACCGGCAGGAGGCCTTTGCCATCGGCCCGGCGGGCAGTGATGATGTGCCCGTCGCGCTCGATGTGCTGGCGCAGCAGGCGCAGGGGCAGGCACGGTCGACCAAATCTGCAGGTGTGGCGCCCGCCGCGAATGCGCTGGTGCCCAGCGGCGGCCTGTTCTGGGATGGGCGGGCGGATTCCTTGATGGACCAGGCCATGGGCCCCATGATGAACCCGGCGGAAATGGCCAATGCCAACGTCGCCGATGCCGCCGCCCGGCTGGTGCGGGCGGGCTATCCTGCTATGCTGCGCTCGCTGTTTGGCGATGGGCTGGCCACCAATCCCGAACTGCTGTTCGCCGAGGCCATGTCGGCGGTGTCGCGCTATCAGATTGAGGACCGCGCCTTTCACCGTTTTGACAGCCGCTACGACCATTGGCTGGAAGGCAAGGCGCGGCTGACGGCGGCGCAGATGCGCGGGCTGCGCCTGTTCAACGACCCGGCCAAGGGCAATTGCGCCGCCTGCCACATCAGCGCGCCGGGGCAAGATGGCGCGCCGCCCCTGTTCACTGACACGGAATATGAGGCGCTGGCCGTGCCGCGCAACCGCCATCTGGGCGCCAACCGCAATCCGCATCATATGGATCTTGGCCTGTGCGGCCCGGTGCGTGCCGATCTGGCCGGGCAGACGCAATATTGCGGCATGTTTCTCACCCCCACCTTGCGCAATGCGGCGCGGCGCGGGGTCTATTTTCACAATGGCGTCTATCACACGCTGCGCAAGGTGCTCGATTTCTACAATCTGCGCGATACCGATCCGGCCCGCATCTATCCGCGCGATGGCAAGGGGCGATTGATGGTGCATGATGATCTGCCCATGCGGTACCGTGCCAACATCGACATGACTGACGCCCCTTTTGGCCGAAAGCAGGGGCAGGCCCACCCGCTCAGTGAGCGCGACATCGAGGACATCATTGCTTTTATTGGCACGCTGGAGGATGGAGATGTTCCGGCATGA